From the genome of Neodiprion pinetum isolate iyNeoPine1 chromosome 3, iyNeoPine1.2, whole genome shotgun sequence, one region includes:
- the LOC124214979 gene encoding uncharacterized protein, which yields MDARVQQTIAAEIIRRRKAIIVSAVVTAFKRRYLLKQRKRKLWSREWLLRRDRGQNVLNMVFRELGPEDPASFTNYTRMMEDDWNELLTLLIPAIKKQDTVMRQAISPRDRLTVTLRYLATGNTFQDLSYSTRIAANTISKVIDETLRAIVEVVDSKVWNFPSSPEEWQVIAHKFDTLWNFPHCIGALDGKHINFRPPRSDGSIYRNYKEKDSIVLLGLVDAEYRFLFVDVGRNGRMHDSAVLRESPLWTKINDGTLNLPAPCEITGFCYKLPYVIVGDDAFALKSNLLKPYPDRNLTLDKRIFNYRLSRARRTVENAFGILANRWRVLLSTISLSVQKVETITYACVLLHNYLLNKSNNDSSQWYVPHNYRISTRVDSNCNAVQLSEGQNASLYLRNNRSSNEALEIRDKFCEYFNTTGIVPFQYTAIERGNY from the exons ATGGACGCTCGAGTGCAACAAACTATTGCGGCTGAAATAATTCGACGTAGGAAAGCAATTATCGTGTCAGCTGTAGTAACTGCTTTTAAACGTAGATATCTACTGAAACAACGAAAACGTAAATTGTGGAGTCGCGAGTGGCTGTTACGGCGTGATAGAGGACAGAATGTTCTAAATATGGTATTTCGTGAGCTCGG CCCTGAAGATCCAGCCAGTTTCACCAATTATACTCGAATGATGGAAGATGACTGGAATGAGTTGTTGACACTTCTGATTCCGGCCATAAAAAAACAGGATACCGTTATGCGTCAAGCTATATCACCGAGGGACAGACTCACTGTGACTCTCCGATATTTAGCAACGGGCAATACGTTTCAAGATTTGAGCTACTCCACTCGCATAGCCGCGAACACAATTTCAAAAGTGATTGACGAAACTTTAAGAGCAATAGTAGAAGTAGTCGACTCAAAAGTATGGAATTTCCCATCATCGCCGGAGGAATGGCAGGTTATCGCTcacaaattcgatactttATGGAATTTTCCTCATTGCATCGGTGCGCTGGATGGGAAACACATCAATTTTCGTCCCCCTCGAAGTGACGGATCGATTTACCGTAATTATAAGGAAAAAGACAGCATTGTGCTTCTGGGTCTTGTCGATGCTGAATACAGATTTTTGTTCGTTGACGTCGGAAGAAATGGACGTATGCACGATTCTGCTGTTTTGCGTGAGAGCCCATTATGGACTAAGATCAACGATGGAACGTTGAACTTACCTGCTCCATGTGAAATTACAGGCTTTTGTTACAAATTACCGTACGTGATTGTCGGTGACGACGCATTTGCCTTGAAATCTAATTTGTTAAAGCCGTATCCGGATAGAAACTTGACGCTTGACAAAAGAATATTCAACTACAGATTGAGCCGTGCTCGCAGAACTGTTGAAAACGCTTTTGGCATACTGGCAAACAGATGGCGAGTTTTACTTTCTACGATATCTCTCTCCGTTCAAAAAGTAGAGACAATAACTTACGCGTGTGTGcttttacataattatttactCAATAAATCTAACAATGATTCCAGTCAATGGTACGTGCCGCATAATTACAGAATCTCAACCCGCGTTGATAGTAATTGTAATGCAGTACAATTATCCGAAGGGCAGAATGCCTCCCTATATCTGAGAAATAACCGAAGCAGTAATGAAGCTCTAGAGATACGAGATAAATTTTGTGAATACTTTAATACTACAGGCATAGTGCCATTTCAATATACCGCTATTGAACGAGGTAACTATTAG
- the LOC124214981 gene encoding uncharacterized protein: MAQRWSAEQITVLIDAYKEEPCLYATNTPNYHNKNLRTMALNRVNNAVLRLRPASTTKECSNKFHNLRNQFNIEHSKVKSSLKSGTGTDDIYKPSLWYYEKLLFLDSYVIPRRNRTSLDSQVSLSDMPLSQGTATHMMEENSEDGACYENVEYVEDVFITELDGMIRAQENLCGSSSTIQVSDTNSTLLQIHKHSSPSPHRSRSSSLSSVTANNLQENTFPRPHSSSQSSSSTSGVGSSAKRKRKNPRLDDSDEFSTVIKNLTDSINAPITINTPPTNSTPDCVDGFLTFMGSLLRQFRDEQLKLEVMNEVTQLIINAKTTDYQRSKN; encoded by the exons ATGGCGCAAAGGTGGTCCGCGGAGCAAATAACAGTTTTAATTGATGCATACAAAGAGGAGCCGTGTTTGTATGCAACCAATACGCCGAACTATCATAATAAAAACCTTCGAACCATGGCTCTTAATCGAGTGAACAACGCAGTGTTGAGGTTAAGGCCAGCGTCGACGACAAAAGAGTGCTCAAATAAATTCCATAATTTGCGAAATCAATTCAATATCGAGCACTCAAAGGTTAAATCCTCTTTAAAAAGCGGGACTGGCACCGATGAC ATTTATAAACCGAGCCTGTGGTACtacgaaaaacttttgttcCTCGATTCCTACGTGATCCCGCGTAGAAACAGGACTTCTCTTGATAGTCAGGTTTCGCTGTCCGATATGCCGCTGAGTCAG GGTACAGCAACACACATGATGGAAGAGAACTCCGAAGACGGAGCTTGTTACGAGAACGTTGAGTACGTGGAAGATGTTTTTATCACAGAGCTTGACGGGATGATTCGAGCGCAGGAGAATCTCTGTGGATCTTCTTCGACAATACAAGTGTCGGATACGAATAGTACTTTGCTGCAGATCCATAAACATTCATCACCATCTCCACATAGGAGTCGCTCATCATCCCTTTCATCAGTAACGGCCAACAACCTGCAAGAAAATACATTTCCACGTCCTCATAGTTCCTCGCAATCCAGCTCTTCGACGTCTGGAGTAGGCTCTTCGGCAAAACGTAAAAGAAAGAATCCGCGATTGGACGACAGTGACGAATTTTCCACcgtcataaaaaatttaacagatTCAATAAATGCGCCTATCACCATCAACACGCCTCCGACAAATTCAACTCCGGACTGCGTAGATGGATTTTTAACATTCATGGGGAGCTTACTGCGACAGTTTCGAGATGAACAATTGAAGCTGGAGGTAATGAATGAAGTTACCCAATTAATTATCAATGCCAAAACTACCGACTACCaacgatcaaaaaattaa